In one Dehalococcoidales bacterium genomic region, the following are encoded:
- the hypA gene encoding hydrogenase maturation nickel metallochaperone HypA: MHEASITDSLLSLALEKAREAKAQKITRINLVFGELSGVVGECVKFYFDVISKDTAADGAELAWETRPARIRCRKCDKEFTPIDQDWTCPDCHEISLEIVSGRECYMESIEVE; the protein is encoded by the coding sequence ATGCATGAGGCGAGCATCACGGATAGCCTGCTGTCCCTGGCGCTGGAGAAGGCCAGGGAAGCCAAAGCTCAAAAAATCACCCGCATCAACCTGGTGTTCGGGGAGCTGTCCGGGGTAGTGGGCGAGTGCGTGAAGTTCTACTTCGACGTTATCAGCAAAGATACAGCGGCGGACGGCGCGGAGCTTGCCTGGGAGACGCGCCCCGCCCGCATCCGGTGTCGCAAATGCGATAAAGAGTTCACCCCCATCGACCAGGACTGGACCTGCCCGGACTGCCATGAAATCAGCCTGGAGATAGTGTCCGGCCGGGAATGCTATATGGAAAGTATCGAGGTGGAATAG
- a CDS encoding GIY-YIG nuclease family protein → MSFWVYILECADRSYYTGHTDDLEKRLAGHEQKVFKCYTSTRLPVKLVFCDEFPSREDAFARERQIKGWSRKKKQALIKKDWDKLVRLARGKKASPFDRLRVSGFL, encoded by the coding sequence ATGAGTTTTTGGGTTTATATCCTTGAGTGCGCCGATAGGAGCTATTATACCGGCCATACGGACGACCTGGAAAAACGTTTAGCCGGGCATGAACAAAAAGTGTTCAAATGCTATACCTCAACCCGGCTCCCGGTTAAATTAGTTTTTTGTGATGAATTTCCAAGTAGAGAAGATGCCTTCGCCAGGGAAAGGCAGATAAAGGGCTGGTCACGGAAAAAGAAGCAGGCGCTAATTAAAAAGGATTGGGATAAACTTGTAAGATTAGCGAGAGGAAAAAAGGCTTCACCCTTCGACAGGCTCAGGGTG
- the hypB gene encoding hydrogenase nickel incorporation protein HypB codes for MSVKVITVGEKILGANEVKAKENKIRLDKHGILTVNIMSSPGAGKTSLILSTIKRMSQEARIAVIEGDVASSVDAEKVNALGIPAVQINTNGGCHLDAFMVADALDNLPLAKLDLLFIENVGNLICPNNYKLGEDIRLMIASMPEGDDKPYKYPAMFADSDVVILNKTDLQPYLDFNESSFRQIVTGLNPDVTIFPVSCKAGSGMDAWFGWLAAALKNKRGK; via the coding sequence ATGTCCGTTAAAGTAATCACCGTGGGCGAAAAAATACTCGGGGCGAACGAGGTAAAAGCGAAGGAAAATAAAATACGGCTGGACAAACACGGCATCCTGACGGTCAACATCATGTCATCGCCGGGGGCGGGCAAGACCAGCCTGATTCTGAGCACCATCAAGCGGATGAGCCAAGAGGCGCGCATCGCGGTTATCGAGGGGGACGTGGCTTCCAGCGTGGACGCGGAGAAAGTGAACGCGCTGGGCATCCCGGCGGTGCAGATTAACACTAACGGCGGCTGTCACCTGGACGCTTTTATGGTGGCGGACGCGCTGGACAACCTGCCGCTGGCAAAGCTGGACCTGCTCTTCATCGAGAACGTGGGCAACCTCATCTGCCCGAACAACTACAAGCTGGGCGAGGATATCCGGCTGATGATAGCCAGTATGCCGGAAGGCGATGACAAGCCCTATAAATACCCCGCCATGTTCGCCGACAGCGACGTGGTCATCCTGAACAAGACCGACCTCCAGCCCTATCTTGACTTCAACGAAAGCTCTTTCCGCCAGATTGTGACCGGGCTGAACCCGGACGTGACCATCTTCCCGGTATCCTGCAAGGCGGGGTCGGGGATGGACGCCTGGTTCGGCTGGCTGGCGGCGGCGCTGAAAAACAAGCGGGGGAAGTAA